The following are from one region of the Mesorhizobium sp. B4-1-4 genome:
- a CDS encoding YMGG-like glycine zipper-containing protein: protein MKKILTVLVLATALGACSQTEKGAAVGGLGGAAVGAAVAGDPVQGAVVGGAVGAVAGALIGHASESGQCRYRDRHGRVYVDRCPSGY from the coding sequence ATGAAGAAGATATTGACTGTTCTGGTGTTGGCGACGGCGCTCGGTGCATGTTCGCAGACGGAAAAAGGCGCGGCCGTGGGCGGCCTTGGCGGTGCCGCGGTTGGCGCGGCCGTTGCCGGGGATCCGGTCCAGGGCGCGGTGGTCGGTGGCGCCGTCGGCGCCGTGGCGGGCGCCCTGATCGGCCATGCCAGCGAGAGTGGCCAATGCCGGTACCGCGACCGCCATGGGCGGGTCTATGTCGACCGCTGCCCGAGCGGCTATTGA
- a CDS encoding GNAT family N-acetyltransferase, with protein MSDRTKITLRPATGSDAIAIAKVMRAALNSFDWMPVIHTPAEDLAFIRDILLPRQQATVAEAGSEIVGFIAVSGDWVEQLYLDPAWTGQGIGSRLLIDATATLPVVKLHCFQANTGARRFYERHGFRAEAFGDGTTNEEGLPDILCVRRC; from the coding sequence ATGAGCGATCGCACCAAAATCACTCTGCGCCCCGCCACCGGTTCGGATGCTATCGCCATCGCCAAGGTGATGCGGGCGGCGCTCAACTCGTTCGACTGGATGCCGGTCATCCACACGCCGGCTGAGGATCTTGCCTTCATCCGCGACATCCTGCTGCCACGGCAGCAGGCGACGGTCGCCGAAGCCGGCAGCGAGATTGTCGGCTTTATTGCCGTCAGTGGCGATTGGGTGGAACAACTCTACCTCGACCCGGCCTGGACCGGGCAAGGCATAGGCAGCCGGTTGCTGATCGACGCGACCGCTACTTTGCCGGTCGTGAAACTCCATTGCTTCCAGGCCAATACCGGCGCCCGGCGTTTCTACGAGCGCCACGGGTTTCGTGCCGAAGCGTTCGGCGACGGCACGACCAACGAGGAAGGCCTGCCTGACATTCTCTGTGTTCGCAGGTGTTGA
- a CDS encoding bestrophin family protein, producing the protein MIVRPRPTFLQLFFVMRGSVVPRILPQILGFALYSAVILVVARQFHLDLGVFSIAPFGLVGVTLSIYLSFRNNAAYDRWWEARKLWGALVFEIRNLARATTSLIPNRAEQRALLMEALAFCHFLRGQLRKIDSVKDAGAFIDAEAERAASFANPADEMVRRMGRRASAQRRGGELDAIGFRILDERLASISAIQAGCERIAGTPLPFAYTLLVHRTAYIVCLLLPIGLISTTGWATPLFTALIAYTFFGLDALSEELEDPFGTEANDLALDGLCRVCEISVFEALGETPPKMIPAEKFYFS; encoded by the coding sequence ATGATCGTTCGCCCGCGCCCCACCTTCCTGCAGCTGTTCTTCGTCATGCGCGGCTCCGTGGTGCCGCGCATCCTGCCGCAGATCCTTGGCTTCGCGCTTTATTCGGCGGTCATCCTTGTCGTGGCGCGCCAGTTCCATCTCGATCTCGGCGTCTTCAGCATCGCGCCTTTCGGGTTGGTGGGCGTGACCTTGTCGATCTACCTTTCGTTCCGCAACAACGCCGCCTATGACCGGTGGTGGGAGGCGCGCAAGCTGTGGGGCGCACTGGTCTTCGAAATCCGCAATCTGGCCCGCGCCACCACCAGCCTCATTCCCAACCGGGCCGAGCAGCGCGCGCTGCTGATGGAGGCGCTGGCCTTCTGTCATTTCCTGCGCGGGCAATTACGCAAGATCGACAGCGTGAAGGACGCCGGCGCCTTCATCGATGCCGAGGCGGAGCGGGCCGCAAGCTTTGCCAATCCGGCGGACGAGATGGTCAGGCGCATGGGCCGGCGCGCCAGTGCCCAACGCCGGGGCGGTGAACTCGACGCGATCGGCTTCCGCATCCTGGACGAAAGGCTGGCGTCGATATCGGCCATCCAGGCCGGCTGCGAGCGGATCGCCGGCACGCCCTTGCCCTTCGCCTATACGCTGCTGGTGCACCGAACGGCCTACATCGTCTGCCTGCTGCTGCCCATCGGCCTGATCTCGACCACCGGCTGGGCAACGCCGCTGTTCACGGCGCTGATCGCCTACACCTTCTTCGGTCTCGACGCGCTTTCGGAAGAGCTCGAGGATCCTTTCGGCACCGAGGCCAACGACCTCGCCCTCGACGGCCTGTGCCGCGTCTGCGAAATCTCGGTGTTCGAGGCGCTTGGCGAGACGCCGCCGAAGATGATCCCGGCTGAGAAGTTCTATTTTTCCTAG
- a CDS encoding IS4 family transposase has protein sequence MRISAGMRRLADTRAEQVAFTRLFGNPNVTVQEIVRTAAAQTAKAAAGRHVLIIEDSSEINYQAKASRKRGLGCVGNGKDIGLFVHPALAVDAGDGSVLGLAAATIWRRRGQKADDYQALPIEAKESYKWIATATAARQALTDTPLLTVIGDREADIYEVLARLPDERTHVLMRAVRDRALGEEGGRLFGEIAKTPEAGRIAFDLQARPGRPGRKVHLAVRFAEVTLRQPRLGADRRDPRAVRLNIVEVREIDPPSPKDAVIWRLLTTHTVKTLADAIAIVDLYRSRWTIEQLFRTLKSQAIDLEESLIADGDALERLAATALIVATRVMQLVHGRDAAGQTLRATRLFNPAEIAVLDALVARLEGKTQTQKNPHPPHTLAWAAWCIARLGGWNGYPKERPPGPVTFSNGLKRFHAIVEGFVLANPY, from the coding sequence ATGCGCATCAGCGCGGGCATGCGTCGGCTGGCCGATACACGCGCGGAACAGGTTGCGTTCACGCGGCTGTTTGGCAATCCCAACGTGACGGTGCAGGAGATCGTGCGCACGGCGGCGGCGCAAACGGCCAAGGCGGCGGCCGGCCGTCATGTGCTGATCATCGAGGACAGCAGCGAGATCAACTATCAGGCCAAGGCCTCGCGCAAGCGCGGCCTCGGATGTGTCGGCAACGGCAAGGATATCGGGCTGTTCGTACACCCGGCTCTGGCCGTGGATGCCGGCGACGGGTCGGTGCTGGGCCTTGCGGCGGCCACGATCTGGCGGCGCCGGGGGCAGAAGGCGGACGACTACCAGGCCCTGCCGATCGAAGCCAAGGAAAGCTACAAATGGATCGCCACCGCCACGGCGGCCCGCCAGGCGCTGACCGACACGCCGCTCCTCACCGTGATCGGCGACCGCGAGGCCGACATCTACGAGGTGCTGGCAAGGCTGCCTGACGAGCGCACGCATGTGCTCATGCGCGCTGTGCGCGATCGGGCGCTGGGGGAAGAGGGCGGCCGCTTGTTCGGCGAGATAGCCAAGACGCCGGAAGCCGGCCGCATCGCCTTCGATCTGCAGGCGCGTCCCGGCCGGCCGGGACGCAAGGTGCACCTGGCCGTTCGCTTCGCCGAGGTCACCTTGCGCCAGCCGCGCCTTGGGGCCGACCGCCGCGATCCGCGCGCGGTCAGGCTCAATATCGTGGAAGTGCGCGAGATCGATCCGCCTTCGCCCAAGGACGCGGTGATCTGGCGGCTGTTGACAACCCACACCGTCAAGACACTCGCCGATGCCATCGCCATCGTCGATCTCTACCGGTCGCGCTGGACCATCGAGCAGTTGTTCCGGACCTTGAAGTCGCAGGCCATCGATCTGGAGGAAAGCCTCATCGCCGATGGCGATGCACTCGAACGTCTGGCTGCAACCGCGCTGATCGTGGCCACCAGGGTTATGCAACTCGTGCACGGGCGCGACGCGGCCGGCCAGACCCTCAGGGCCACACGCCTCTTCAATCCCGCCGAGATCGCCGTTCTGGACGCGCTGGTCGCCAGGCTGGAAGGCAAGACCCAAACGCAGAAGAACCCGCATCCGCCACACACGCTCGCTTGGGCGGCCTGGTGCATTGCCCGGCTCGGCGGCTGGAACGGCTATCCAAAGGAGCGCCCGCCGGGCCCGGTCACCTTCAGCAACGGCCTCAAACGCTTCCACGCCATTGTTGAGGGCTTCGTCCTTGCAAACCCATACTGA
- the ffh gene encoding signal recognition particle protein: protein MFESLQERLGSILNGLTGRGALSEADVSAALREVRRALLEADVALEVVRSFTDKVREKAVGAAVLKSIKPGQMVVKIVHDELVDMLGAEGVAIDLNAPAPVVVMMVGLQGSGKTTTSAKIAKRLTERQNKKVLMASLDTRRPAAQEQLRQLGEQVKVATLPIISGQNPVDIARRAVQAAKLGGHDVVILDTAGRTHIDEPLMVEMADIKKVSNPHEILLVADSLTGQDAVNLAKSFDERVGITGLVLTRMDGDGRGGAALSMRAVTGKPIKLIGTGEKMDGLEEFHPKRIADRILGMGDIVSLVEKAAENIDAEQAAAMARKMQSGKFDLNDLAQQLQQMSKMGGMGGIMGMMPGMGKMKDQMAAAGLDDKMFGRQLAIISSMTKAERANPDILKHSRKKRIAAGSGTDAAEINKLLKMHRGMADMMKAMGGKGKGGGLMRGMMGGLASKMGLGGLGGGMMPGGMGGMPDLSKMDPKQLEALQKQAQAAGLGGMKGLPGGLPGGGLPGLPGGMKLPGLGGGLPGLGKKK, encoded by the coding sequence ATGTTTGAATCGCTGCAGGAGCGCCTTGGCTCCATCCTGAACGGCCTCACCGGCCGCGGCGCGCTGTCGGAGGCTGATGTCTCGGCGGCACTGCGCGAGGTGCGCCGTGCGCTGCTCGAGGCCGACGTCGCGCTGGAAGTGGTGCGTTCCTTCACCGACAAGGTGCGCGAAAAGGCCGTCGGCGCCGCAGTGCTGAAGTCGATCAAGCCCGGCCAGATGGTCGTCAAGATCGTCCATGACGAGCTGGTCGACATGCTCGGCGCCGAGGGCGTCGCCATCGATCTCAATGCGCCCGCCCCCGTCGTCGTCATGATGGTCGGCCTGCAGGGCTCCGGCAAGACCACCACTTCGGCCAAGATCGCCAAGCGGCTGACCGAGCGTCAGAACAAGAAGGTCCTGATGGCCTCGCTCGACACGCGGCGTCCCGCCGCGCAGGAGCAGCTGCGCCAGCTCGGCGAGCAGGTCAAGGTTGCGACGCTGCCGATCATATCAGGCCAGAACCCGGTCGACATCGCCAGGCGCGCCGTGCAGGCGGCCAAGCTCGGCGGCCATGACGTCGTCATCCTCGACACTGCCGGCCGCACCCATATCGACGAGCCGCTGATGGTCGAGATGGCCGACATCAAGAAGGTGTCGAACCCGCACGAAATCCTGCTGGTCGCGGACTCGCTGACCGGCCAGGACGCCGTCAACCTGGCGAAGAGCTTCGACGAGCGCGTCGGCATCACCGGCCTCGTGCTGACCCGCATGGACGGCGACGGCCGTGGCGGTGCGGCCCTTTCGATGCGCGCCGTCACCGGCAAGCCGATCAAGCTGATCGGCACCGGCGAGAAGATGGACGGGCTGGAGGAATTCCACCCCAAGCGCATCGCTGACCGCATCCTGGGCATGGGCGACATCGTCAGCCTCGTCGAGAAGGCCGCCGAAAACATCGACGCCGAGCAGGCGGCGGCGATGGCCAGGAAGATGCAGTCGGGCAAGTTCGACCTGAACGATCTGGCCCAGCAGCTTCAGCAGATGTCCAAGATGGGCGGCATGGGCGGCATCATGGGCATGATGCCCGGCATGGGCAAGATGAAGGACCAGATGGCCGCCGCCGGCCTCGACGACAAGATGTTCGGCCGTCAGCTCGCCATCATCTCCTCGATGACCAAGGCCGAGCGCGCCAACCCCGATATTCTCAAGCACTCGCGCAAGAAGCGCATCGCGGCCGGCTCCGGCACCGACGCGGCCGAGATCAACAAGCTCCTGAAGATGCATCGCGGCATGGCCGACATGATGAAGGCGATGGGCGGCAAGGGCAAAGGCGGCGGCCTGATGCGCGGCATGATGGGCGGTCTTGCCTCCAAGATGGGACTTGGTGGTTTGGGGGGCGGCATGATGCCCGGTGGAATGGGCGGCATGCCCGACCTGTCGAAGATGGATCCCAAGCAGCTCGAAGCGTTGCAGAAGCAGGCGCAGGCCGCCGGCCTCGGCGGCATGAAGGGCTTGCCTGGCGGCCTTCCCGGCGGCGGCCTCCCCGGCCTGCCTGGCGGCATGAAGCTTCCGGGCCTCGGCGGCGGGCTGCCGGGCCTTGGCAAGAAGAAGTGA
- a CDS encoding ACT domain-containing protein — MTGETDLKKLLALMTPELLDGTYVFATLGPGVLQPEGLDPVMIFREREGTTLIVTEDAASAAGLAASFRCRMITLNIHSSLEAVGFLAAITARLAGAGMGVNPVSGFYHDHLFVPADRAQEGLGLLHQLARDSAG; from the coding sequence ATGACCGGCGAGACCGATCTGAAAAAGCTGCTGGCATTGATGACGCCGGAATTGCTCGATGGCACCTATGTCTTCGCGACGCTGGGGCCCGGCGTTCTCCAGCCGGAAGGCCTCGATCCGGTCATGATATTTCGCGAGCGCGAGGGCACGACGCTGATTGTAACTGAGGATGCGGCGAGTGCCGCAGGGCTGGCCGCTTCATTCCGCTGCCGGATGATCACGCTGAACATCCACTCATCGCTGGAAGCAGTCGGCTTCCTCGCCGCCATCACCGCGCGGCTCGCCGGGGCCGGCATGGGCGTCAATCCGGTCTCGGGCTTTTATCACGACCACCTGTTCGTTCCGGCTGACCGGGCGCAGGAGGGATTGGGGTTGCTGCACCAGTTGGCCAGGGACAGCGCAGGCTGA
- a CDS encoding DoxX family protein has protein sequence MSISETAPVSSGALWSGRVLSGVIVLFMIFDGAIKLPPLDIVTQTMSELGWPADANVARLLGVIGLVSTALYALPRTSVLGAILLTGYMGGAIATHVRIGSPLFSHTLFGVYLGIILWGGLYLRDPRVRALIPLSR, from the coding sequence ATGAGCATTTCCGAAACCGCGCCTGTCTCCTCGGGCGCCCTGTGGTCCGGCCGCGTGCTCAGCGGCGTCATCGTCCTGTTCATGATCTTCGACGGCGCCATCAAGCTGCCGCCGCTCGACATCGTCACACAGACGATGTCCGAGCTCGGCTGGCCCGCTGACGCCAATGTCGCGCGCCTGCTCGGCGTCATAGGACTGGTCTCGACCGCGCTCTACGCTTTGCCACGCACATCGGTGCTCGGCGCGATCCTGCTCACCGGCTATATGGGCGGCGCCATCGCCACGCATGTGCGCATCGGCAGCCCGCTGTTCTCACACACGCTGTTCGGCGTCTATCTCGGCATCATCCTGTGGGGCGGCCTCTATCTGCGCGATCCCCGGGTCCGCGCGCTGATCCCGCTCAGCCGATAG
- a CDS encoding aspartate-semialdehyde dehydrogenase, which translates to MSFKVAVVGATGNVGREMLNILEERGFPVSEVVALASRRSMGTEVSFGDRTLKVRPLDQYDFSDTDICIMSAGGNVSKEWSPKIGKQGCVVIDNSSAFRYDQDVPLIVPEVNPHAISLFTRKNIIANPNCSTAQLVVALKPLHDVATIKRVVVATYQSVSGAGKEGMDELFTQTRAVFVADQVDVKKFTKRIAFNVIPHIDVFLDDGFTKEEWKMVAETKKMLDPKIKLTATCVRVPVFIGHSEAVNIEFEKPITADEARDILRDAPGCQVLDKREDGGYITPLESAGEDATFISRIREDSTVDNGLSMWIVSDNLRKGAALNAVQIAELLIERGLIQPKQKAA; encoded by the coding sequence ATGAGTTTCAAGGTTGCAGTCGTCGGCGCCACGGGCAATGTGGGCCGGGAAATGCTCAACATACTGGAAGAGCGCGGCTTTCCGGTGAGCGAAGTGGTGGCGCTGGCCTCGCGGCGCAGCATGGGCACGGAAGTGTCGTTCGGCGACCGCACGCTGAAGGTCAGGCCGCTCGACCAGTATGATTTTTCCGACACCGACATCTGCATCATGTCGGCCGGCGGCAACGTCTCCAAGGAATGGTCGCCGAAGATCGGCAAGCAGGGTTGCGTGGTCATCGATAATTCGTCGGCCTTCCGCTACGACCAGGACGTGCCGCTCATCGTGCCGGAAGTGAATCCCCACGCGATCTCGCTGTTCACGCGCAAGAACATCATCGCCAACCCGAACTGCTCGACGGCGCAGCTGGTCGTGGCGCTGAAGCCGCTGCATGATGTCGCGACCATCAAGCGCGTCGTCGTCGCCACCTACCAGTCGGTGTCCGGCGCCGGCAAGGAAGGCATGGACGAATTGTTCACGCAGACGCGTGCCGTGTTCGTCGCCGACCAGGTGGACGTCAAGAAGTTCACCAAGCGCATCGCCTTCAACGTCATTCCGCATATCGACGTCTTCCTCGACGACGGTTTCACCAAGGAAGAGTGGAAGATGGTGGCCGAGACCAAGAAGATGCTCGATCCCAAGATCAAGCTGACGGCGACCTGCGTGCGCGTGCCGGTGTTCATCGGCCATTCGGAAGCGGTCAACATCGAATTCGAAAAGCCGATCACCGCCGACGAGGCACGCGACATCCTGCGCGATGCGCCCGGCTGCCAGGTTTTGGACAAGCGCGAGGACGGCGGCTACATCACGCCGCTCGAATCGGCCGGCGAGGATGCCACCTTCATCTCGCGCATCCGTGAGGATTCGACCGTCGACAACGGGCTGTCGATGTGGATCGTCTCCGACAATCTGCGCAAGGGCGCGGCGCTCAACGCCGTGCAGATCGCAGAGTTGCTGATCGAGCGCGGCCTGATCCAGCCGAAGCAGAAGGCGGCCTGA
- a CDS encoding DUF1236 domain-containing protein produces MKSLLLPAVAGMLAVMSGAALADTAVSAVTDLNVRAGPGPQYPVIGVLAAGQSATLNGCIENSKWCTIAEAGGQGWVYSDYVTADFGGSRVVLTQRPHGSSVAIVSPPEDIGNYSNDYTGAIISSDPVVGDFPAPPAEVRTYVDTHRLDPVYLDGEVVTGAILPDTVELRPIPDYNYRYVYVNGQPALIDPQTRRVMYVMR; encoded by the coding sequence ATGAAATCCCTGTTGTTGCCCGCGGTCGCCGGGATGTTGGCCGTGATGTCGGGTGCCGCGCTTGCCGACACAGCCGTCTCGGCCGTCACCGATCTCAACGTGCGCGCCGGCCCCGGCCCGCAATATCCAGTCATCGGCGTGCTCGCCGCTGGCCAGTCGGCAACGCTCAATGGCTGCATCGAGAACAGCAAATGGTGCACCATTGCCGAAGCGGGCGGCCAGGGCTGGGTCTATTCCGACTATGTGACGGCCGATTTCGGCGGCAGCCGGGTGGTGCTGACGCAGCGGCCGCACGGTTCCAGCGTCGCGATCGTCTCGCCGCCGGAAGACATCGGCAACTACTCGAATGATTATACTGGCGCGATCATCTCCAGCGACCCGGTCGTGGGCGACTTTCCTGCGCCTCCAGCCGAGGTCCGGACCTATGTCGACACCCACCGCCTCGACCCGGTCTATCTCGACGGCGAGGTGGTGACCGGCGCGATCTTGCCCGACACCGTCGAACTGCGCCCAATTCCGGATTACAACTACCGCTATGTCTATGTGAACGGTCAGCCGGCGCTGATCGATCCGCAGACACGGCGCGTCATGTACGTGATGCGTTGA
- a CDS encoding chorismate mutase, with product MNEEKDMADARIVLAGYRASIDNIDAALIHMLAERFRCTKAVGVLKAEHGLPPADPAREQQQIARLRQLAKDAHLDPDFAEKFLNFVVREVIRHHEQIAAANGVTKTG from the coding sequence GTGAACGAGGAAAAAGACATGGCAGACGCCCGCATTGTCCTGGCCGGCTACCGCGCCTCGATCGACAACATCGATGCCGCGCTCATCCATATGCTGGCCGAGCGCTTCCGCTGCACCAAGGCGGTCGGCGTCCTGAAGGCCGAGCATGGCCTGCCGCCGGCCGATCCGGCACGCGAGCAGCAGCAGATCGCCCGTCTTCGCCAGCTGGCCAAGGACGCGCATCTCGATCCGGATTTCGCCGAGAAATTCCTCAACTTCGTCGTCCGCGAAGTGATCCGGCACCACGAACAGATCGCCGCTGCCAACGGCGTGACGAAAACGGGTTGA
- the rpsP gene encoding 30S ribosomal protein S16 → MALKIRLARAGSKKRPYYHVVVADARSPRDGRFIESLGSWNPLLPKDGERVKVDADRVKHWLSHGAQPTDRVLRFLDEAGLAKRDARSNPKKAEPGKKAQERAALLKKAQDDAAAAVAAAAAAPAEEAATAE, encoded by the coding sequence ATGGCACTGAAAATCAGACTGGCCCGTGCGGGCTCGAAGAAGCGTCCTTACTACCACGTCGTCGTCGCCGACGCCCGTTCGCCGCGCGACGGCCGTTTCATCGAGTCGCTCGGCTCGTGGAACCCGCTGCTGCCGAAGGACGGCGAACGCGTCAAGGTCGACGCCGACCGCGTCAAGCACTGGCTGTCGCACGGCGCCCAGCCGACCGACCGCGTGCTGCGCTTCCTCGACGAGGCCGGCCTTGCCAAGCGCGACGCCCGCTCCAACCCGAAGAAGGCCGAGCCGGGCAAGAAGGCCCAGGAACGCGCGGCACTTCTGAAGAAGGCGCAGGACGACGCCGCTGCCGCTGTTGCGGCCGCAGCCGCCGCGCCGGCGGAAGAAGCCGCCACGGCGGAGTAA
- a CDS encoding DEAD/DEAH box helicase — translation MSNFEGIVPALAQALEKRGYAELTPVQKAVLELGQADALVSAQTGSGKTVAFGLAMAPTLLDGAERFSGAAAPLALAVAPTRELALQVTRELEWLYEPTGATVASCVGGMDMRTERRALERGAHIVVGTPGRLRDHITRNSLDMSALKAVVLDEADEMLDLGFREDLEFILDAAPADRRTLMFSATVPRSIATLAQGYQRDAVRISAAGEEKQHLDIEYRALNVAQADRENAIINVLRYYEAKNALVFCNTRAAVNHLTARFNNRNFSVVALSGELSQNERSHALQAMRDGRAKVCIATDVAARGIDLPNLELVIHADLPTNPETLLHRSGRTGRAGRKGVSALIVPNSARRRTERLLQSAKLTATWASPPSADDVMRRDDERILADPAFDEPVKEDERAFIDALLARHGAEQVAAAFVRQCRSSRSAPEDLMDVAPFTPSRDSQAGEKFARRDEAPSRRDDFGASVWFSLSVGRRQNAEPRWLIPMLCRAGSISKREIGAIKMQPEETFVQIAADWADRFLAAIGPDRKVQGNIAVKRLEGTPDLSRAGYQPPSPDKKPHRGKAPFDPSAPKRKFEKRAPASADQRPAAALEAKPWAKKPGNPKFENAGAPKHKKTKKRPS, via the coding sequence ATGTCCAACTTCGAAGGTATCGTTCCTGCGCTGGCACAAGCGCTGGAAAAACGCGGCTATGCCGAGCTGACGCCGGTGCAGAAGGCGGTGCTGGAGCTCGGCCAGGCCGACGCATTGGTGTCGGCGCAGACCGGCTCGGGCAAGACCGTGGCCTTCGGCCTCGCCATGGCACCGACGCTTCTCGATGGCGCCGAACGCTTTTCCGGTGCCGCCGCGCCGCTGGCATTGGCAGTGGCGCCGACGCGCGAACTGGCGCTGCAGGTGACGCGCGAGCTGGAATGGCTCTACGAGCCGACCGGAGCCACCGTGGCGTCCTGCGTCGGCGGCATGGACATGCGCACCGAAAGGCGCGCGCTGGAGCGTGGCGCCCACATCGTCGTCGGCACGCCAGGCCGCCTGCGCGACCACATCACCCGCAATTCGCTCGACATGTCGGCGTTGAAGGCAGTGGTGCTGGACGAGGCCGACGAGATGCTCGATCTTGGCTTTCGCGAGGACCTCGAATTCATCCTCGACGCCGCGCCCGCCGATCGCCGCACCCTGATGTTCTCGGCCACCGTGCCGCGCTCCATCGCAACGCTCGCCCAAGGCTATCAGCGCGATGCCGTGCGCATCTCGGCCGCCGGCGAGGAGAAGCAGCACCTCGACATCGAATACCGGGCGCTCAACGTCGCACAGGCCGATCGCGAGAACGCTATCATCAACGTGCTGCGCTATTACGAAGCCAAGAACGCGCTGGTGTTCTGCAACACGCGCGCCGCCGTCAACCATCTCACCGCGCGCTTCAACAACCGCAATTTCTCCGTCGTCGCGCTTTCGGGCGAGCTTAGCCAGAACGAGCGCAGCCATGCCTTGCAGGCGATGCGCGACGGCCGCGCCAAAGTCTGCATCGCCACCGATGTGGCGGCGCGCGGCATCGACCTGCCCAATCTCGAACTGGTCATCCATGCCGACCTGCCGACCAATCCCGAAACGCTGCTGCACCGCAGCGGCCGAACCGGGCGCGCCGGGCGCAAGGGCGTCAGCGCGCTGATCGTGCCCAACAGTGCCCGCAGGCGCACCGAACGGCTGCTGCAGAGCGCCAAGCTGACGGCGACATGGGCAAGCCCGCCCTCGGCCGACGACGTCATGCGGCGCGACGACGAGCGCATCCTGGCCGATCCCGCCTTCGACGAACCGGTGAAGGAGGACGAGCGCGCTTTCATCGACGCGCTTCTCGCCAGGCACGGCGCCGAGCAGGTGGCGGCCGCTTTCGTGCGCCAGTGCCGTTCCAGCCGCTCGGCGCCCGAGGATCTGATGGATGTCGCGCCGTTCACGCCTTCGCGTGACAGCCAGGCGGGCGAAAAATTCGCCCGCCGCGACGAGGCGCCCAGCCGCCGTGATGATTTCGGCGCCAGCGTCTGGTTTTCGCTGTCGGTCGGTCGCCGGCAGAATGCCGAGCCGCGCTGGCTGATCCCGATGCTGTGCCGCGCCGGCAGCATCTCCAAGCGCGAGATCGGCGCCATCAAGATGCAGCCGGAGGAAACCTTCGTGCAGATCGCCGCCGACTGGGCCGACCGCTTTCTCGCCGCGATCGGTCCGGACCGCAAAGTGCAGGGCAACATCGCGGTCAAGCGGCTCGAGGGCACGCCGGACCTGTCGCGGGCCGGCTATCAGCCGCCAAGCCCGGACAAGAAACCGCATCGCGGCAAGGCGCCGTTCGACCCGAGCGCACCGAAGCGCAAATTCGAGAAGCGTGCACCGGCTTCAGCCGATCAGCGCCCGGCGGCCGCGCTTGAGGCAAAGCCGTGGGCGAAAAAACCGGGCAACCCGAAATTCGAAAATGCCGGCGCGCCGAAGCACAAGAAGACGAAGAAACGCCCTTCATAG
- a CDS encoding CPBP family intramembrane glutamic endopeptidase: MISDPAAFDRYRHSPNHKTTLWRLFFGTGIVVLFWVVSTAIVLFGGTYALFTWQASKGGAAPAGGMQGFLASHIGILSALGSFAGIWIGLWIAMRWVHAEPLSALLGNSRRVCRPDFLKGLVAVLITSLISEILLYLLEPGISRGTIRLSSWLLFLIPIVALTFLQTSSEEVLFRGYLLRGLAYRYRSPFIWALLPGLLFTSLHWSTNSSAAINACVLASIAAFALLLTLVVYATGNLGAALGAHLGNNLTGFLLISHQASYNSFALFTATPLEGPGWTTTDAVLIAMIGIVSSLLTIVLLLHPRSLLKVAADTAEPAS; this comes from the coding sequence GTGATATCTGACCCTGCCGCCTTCGACCGTTACCGGCATTCGCCAAACCACAAAACCACCTTGTGGCGGCTGTTTTTCGGGACAGGGATCGTCGTCCTGTTCTGGGTGGTATCCACCGCGATCGTGCTGTTTGGCGGGACCTATGCCTTGTTCACCTGGCAGGCTTCGAAGGGCGGGGCCGCGCCTGCCGGCGGGATGCAGGGTTTCCTCGCCTCGCACATCGGCATCCTCAGCGCGCTTGGCTCCTTCGCCGGAATCTGGATCGGCCTATGGATTGCGATGCGCTGGGTCCATGCCGAACCCTTGTCGGCACTTCTTGGCAACAGCCGGCGTGTTTGCCGGCCGGATTTCCTCAAGGGGCTGGTCGCGGTGCTGATCACCTCGCTTATATCCGAAATCCTGCTCTACCTCCTGGAGCCCGGGATATCGCGCGGCACGATCCGCCTGTCGTCCTGGTTGCTGTTCCTGATCCCGATCGTCGCGCTCACTTTTCTGCAGACATCGTCGGAAGAGGTGCTGTTTCGCGGCTACCTGCTGCGCGGTCTGGCCTACCGCTACAGAAGTCCGTTCATCTGGGCACTGCTGCCGGGACTGCTGTTCACATCACTGCACTGGAGCACGAATTCGTCCGCCGCCATCAATGCCTGCGTGCTGGCCTCGATCGCCGCTTTTGCCCTCCTTCTGACGCTCGTGGTCTATGCCACCGGCAATCTGGGTGCTGCGCTTGGCGCCCATCTCGGCAACAATCTGACCGGCTTCCTGCTGATCTCGCATCAGGCGAGCTACAATTCCTTCGCCCTGTTCACCGCCACGCCGCTCGAAGGGCCGGGCTGGACAACGACGGACGCGGTACTCATCGCCATGATCGGCATCGTCAGCAGCCTGCTGACGATTGTGCTGCTGCTTCATCCCCGCTCGCTGCTCAAGGTTGCGGCTGACACAGCCGAGCCAGCCAGCTGA